The Candidatus Eisenbacteria bacterium genome has a window encoding:
- the dusB gene encoding tRNA dihydrouridine synthase DusB: MRIGSLLFERGLFLAPMEDVTDRPFRRLCRRMGADLVYTEFVSSEGLVRGIAQSRGRIRLTPDEHPVGIQIYGCREEALVEAARLACDAGPDLIDINFGCPARKIANRGAGSGMLKEPDRLVALAAAVVRAVPLPVTVKTRLGWDQTTIGIVDLARRLEDAGIAALTLHARTRQQMFKGQAVWDWIARVKAAVSFPVIGNGDIKTPADAARMFGETGCDAVMIGRAAIGNPWIFERARAHLRTGVDPGPPPLAEQIEVYLALLSELIAEKGERRGIIESRRQLASILRAAPRIAAVRAEAMTQTTLPDLAGVLGPLRDPRGAEVRA, from the coding sequence ATGAGGATCGGGTCCCTTCTCTTCGAGCGCGGTCTCTTCCTCGCGCCGATGGAGGATGTCACCGACCGTCCGTTCCGTCGCCTCTGCAGGAGAATGGGAGCCGACCTCGTCTATACGGAGTTCGTCTCCTCGGAGGGGCTCGTGCGCGGCATCGCGCAGAGCCGCGGACGCATCCGGCTGACTCCCGATGAGCATCCCGTGGGGATCCAGATCTATGGGTGCCGAGAGGAGGCTCTCGTCGAAGCCGCCCGGTTGGCCTGCGATGCGGGTCCAGACCTGATCGACATCAACTTCGGCTGCCCGGCGAGGAAGATCGCGAACCGCGGCGCCGGCTCGGGAATGCTCAAGGAGCCGGACCGCCTTGTGGCGCTCGCGGCCGCAGTGGTCCGCGCCGTCCCCCTGCCCGTGACGGTCAAGACCCGCCTCGGCTGGGATCAGACGACGATTGGCATCGTCGATCTCGCGCGAAGGCTCGAGGACGCCGGCATCGCGGCCTTGACCCTCCACGCCCGCACGCGCCAGCAGATGTTCAAGGGCCAGGCGGTTTGGGATTGGATCGCGCGGGTCAAGGCGGCGGTCTCCTTCCCCGTCATCGGCAACGGCGACATCAAGACGCCGGCCGACGCGGCCCGGATGTTCGGGGAGACCGGGTGCGACGCGGTCATGATCGGGCGGGCGGCGATCGGGAATCCATGGATCTTCGAGCGGGCCCGGGCGCATCTCCGCACGGGCGTCGACCCCGGCCCTCCTCCGCTCGCCGAGCAGATCGAGGTCTACCTCGCCCTGCTCTCCGAGCTGATCGCCGAGAAGGGAGAAAGACGCGGGATCATCGAGAGCAGGAGGCAGCTCGCTTCGATCCTTCGGGCCGCTCCCCGCATCGCGGCCGTGAGGGCGGAGGCGATGACCCAGACCACCCTTCCGGACCTCGCCGGGGTTCTCGGCCCCCTTCGCGATCCCCGCGGGGCGGAGGTCAGGGCGTGA